The Bacteroidota bacterium genome has a window encoding:
- a CDS encoding SDR family oxidoreductase, producing the protein MATLVITGGSSGIGFEATLWSAREGHTVMVVSRNRTRLGLLEAEAEKRGVRARVHLLPADISKQQEVEAIGREIRSRSARIDALINNAGRLINKPFGELRAEDWEEVYATNVFGTVSMSRVLLPGLIRSREALARGEAPGHIVNISSMGGVQGSAKFAGLSAYSSSKAAIIGVTECLAEELKPRGVHVNALALGSVQTEMFSAAFPGIDASTTPERMGEYVARFALEGMYLFNGKTIPVSASTP; encoded by the coding sequence ATGGCAACACTGGTCATTACGGGCGGATCGTCCGGTATCGGATTCGAAGCAACTTTGTGGAGCGCCCGGGAGGGTCACACCGTCATGGTGGTTTCCAGGAATCGCACCAGGCTGGGACTGTTGGAAGCCGAAGCCGAAAAGCGCGGTGTTCGAGCGCGCGTGCACCTGCTGCCGGCGGATATTTCAAAACAGCAGGAAGTGGAAGCCATTGGTAGGGAAATACGCTCGCGTTCCGCCAGGATCGATGCGTTGATCAACAATGCGGGTCGATTGATCAACAAACCGTTCGGAGAATTGCGGGCCGAAGACTGGGAAGAAGTCTACGCGACAAATGTTTTCGGAACCGTTTCCATGAGTCGGGTATTGTTGCCCGGCTTGATCCGTAGCAGGGAAGCTTTAGCGAGAGGAGAAGCCCCAGGTCATATCGTAAACATCTCGTCGATGGGAGGCGTGCAGGGAAGTGCCAAGTTTGCGGGACTCTCCGCATACAGTTCGAGTAAGGCTGCTATCATCGGTGTGACGGAATGTTTGGCGGAGGAGTTGAAGCCAAGGGGGGTGCATGTAAATGCATTGGCGTTAGGCTCGGTGCAGACGGAGATGTTTTCCGCGGCTTTTCCCGGGATAGACGCTTCGACTACTCCTGAGCGAATGGGGGAATATGTAGCCCGTTTCGCGCTGGAGGGGATGTACTTATTCAACGGAAAAACAATCCCGGTATCGGCATCCACCCCATGA